The Gloeomargarita lithophora Alchichica-D10 genomic sequence GGGCAATGGGTTGCGCTACCTGCCGGAAATTGCCCGCAGTTTGCACCATTGCCGGGATTTGGAGGGGGTGGAACCTTTTGATTTTTTGACCTGGTTTGAATTTGCTCCAGAGGATGAACCGGCCTTTGATGCCCTATTGGCGGAAATGCGCGCCACGCCGGAGTGGGATTTTGTGGAGCGGGAAGTGGATATTCGGCTGGAACGTTGAGGGTTATCGCCGCTCCGGGTGGGCATTATCCCCCCCCGCCAATTCATTTACCCTGCGGATCAGCTGGTATAGCCGCCCGTGTTCCCGTTGGTTGAAACGAAAAGCCAAGCGGGGCAAATCCCCCGTCTCATCCCCCAATTCTTCCGGGAAGGCCGACCGTTGCTCAATCTCTCCCGTAGTGATAATGTCCTGAAATTCTGCATTTAATTCGGCCACCACCGCCTCACTCAACCCCTGCCGGAGCCGCAGAACCAGATAATCCTGTACATAGCGGCTGGAGTGGTACACCCGATAAAACTGGCGAATCGTCTCACAGGCCACCGCCACCGAATCGGTAATGGTATAAAGTTCCATATCCTGGGGGCTGATCAAATGGGTGCGCCAAAAATACTCCCGCACATAGGTAGCCCAGGCGTGCCAGTAGGTACTGCCCGGATGGTCCAACAGCACAATCGGAATCGGCGGACAGCGACCATTTTGGCATAAAGTCAAGGCTTCAAATACCTCATCTTGCGTCCCAAACCCCCCCGGAAAGGCACAGACCGCATCGGTTTCCCGGATGAAAAATAACTTGCGAGTAAAAAAATACTTGAAATCAATCAAGCGGGGACTATCGCTAATAAACACATTACTGGACTGTTCAAAGGGCAGTTGGATATTCAACCCAAAGGAATGCGCCGCCCCCGCCCCCGCATTGCCCGCCTGCATGATGCCGCCCCCGGCGCCGGTCATCACCATAAACCCCTGTTCAGCGATCCGGCGGGCAAATTCCACCGCCAATTGATAATCCGGCGCATCGGTACCCAGTCGGGCTGACCCAAACAGGGCAATTTTCCGCACCCGCCGGTAGGGTTGAAACACCCGGAACCCCTGCTCCATATCCTGGATCGCCCCGGCGATAATTTTCCAGTCCAAGCGTTCCAGGTCGGTCTGGGACAACCGCAACAACCCCTCCAATGCCCGCCGCATCCATTTACCGTGCTTTGCCGTAGCCAATTCCTGCAACCAACCCAGCAATGCCGGGGTTAAATCCCCATGCGGGTCACCGTTCATGCCCCCACCCGCACATCCATCACCGAACCCCGGAGATTGTACTGCGCTCCTTCCAACTCCACCGGCACCCCCACCTTAATTTTGCTATTGCCCAGCACCGCCCCCCCATCCGCCACCTGCGCCGTCCCCGCCAAGGTAATTACCATATCGCGCAAAAAACGGGTTTGGGAACGGGTATCCGCCATAAATTTCACCGACCCGTCCGGCTGGGGCACCTCCACCTCCGGCGGAAAAATGGTGAGATTTTTAATTTTCAGAGTCCCGGAGGGCTGATTTCGCACAATAAAGCTGGCCTGATCCCCCCGGCGCACCAACTCCTCCGGGCGGGCAATGCTCAAGCCCCGCACGATCATATCAATTTCCACCGACCGACTCGGCCCCACCTGCGCCACCGAACCCGTCCCCCCCGGCACCAAAAAAATTCCCACCAACACCAGCAACACCACCCCCACAGCGGCCAGGTCAATTACACTAATTTTGCCCCCAAGCCGCCCCTGCCGGTCAATCCATGCCATCGCTTTGCTCCCTTGGTATCCCCTGTATTATCCAATGTTTCTGGGCGCAACCCCATCACAGACTGGGTGGCTCATCCCGCAACACCCCATGAAAAAATTCCACCGCCTCATTCAGCACCGCAATAAAACGGTCAATTTCCGCCACCGTATTGTAAAAATACAGACTGGCGCGGGCGGTAGATTGCACCTGCAAATAACGATGCAAGGGCTGGGTGCAATGATGCCCCGCCCGGATGGCAATCCCCGCCTGATCCAAAATCGTGGCTAAATCGTGGGGATGAATATCCGCCAGGGTAAACGCCACCAATCCCGCCCGTTCAGGGGGAGGCGGCCCCAGCAAACGAATACCCGGAATTGCCTTTAATTTTTGCCACAAATCAGCCACCAATTCCTGCTCATACTCATGGATCGCATCTAAGCTAATATTCTGCAAATAATCCACCGCCGCCCCTAACATAATCGCTTCGGCAATAGCAGGCGTACCGGCTTCAAATTTGTGGGGAATATCCGCATAGGTACTGTGGTCTAAAAACACATCCACAATCATTTCCCCACCACCCAAAAAGGGGGGCATCTGGCGCAAAAGTTCCGGTTTCCCATAGAGAAATCCCGCCCCGGTCGGGCCACACATTTTATGCCCGGAAGCCATCAACCAATCACAGTCCAAAACCTGCACATCCACGACCATGTGGGGCACCGCTTGGCAGGCATCCAGCAGTACTTTGGCTCCCCAATGATGCGCCGATTGGATGATTTCTGCAACCGGATTCACACAGCCCAAAGTATTAGAAACATAACTACACGCCACCAGTTTGGTGCGATTGGATAAAAGGGATTGGTAATGCTGTAGATCAAAGGTTTCCTGGGTTGTTAAAGGCACAAATTTAAGTATGGCTCCCGTGCGTTGGGCGACCCATTGCCAGGGGACTAAATTGCTATGGTGTTCCATCACCGTCAGAATGATTTCATCCCCCGGTTGCAGTTGCGTCATCCCCCAACTATAGGCGACCAAATTAATCGCTTCCGAGGCATTGCGGGTAAAAATCAGACATTCATCCTGGGGTGCATGGATCAATTCGGCGCATTTATTGCGGGCGGTTTCGTAGGCCTCGGTCGCCCGATTGCTCAGGGTATGCACGCCCCGATGCACATTGGCATTGGCGTATTCGTAGTACCCCTGCAAACTTTGCAAAACCTGCCGGGGTTTTTGGGACGTGGCCGCATTGTCAAAATAAATCAAAGGGTGGCCGTGAATTTCCTGATCCAAGAGCGGGAAATCCCCCCGGGTGATGGCCGCTAAATTCCGCAGGGTGGTCACGGTCATGGGGTCGCCTCCGTTGGCTGGGATTGGGTCAATTTTTGCATCCAGAGGTGACAGCACTGCCGCAGGGTCGGAAAAGGAATTTCCCGCAGGAGTTCCTCGGCAAATCCCGCCACCACCAAGGAACGGGCGGCGCTGGGGTCAATGCCCCGACTTTGCAAATAAAACAGGGTCGCCGGGTCTAAATCACTCACCGTCGCCCCGTGGGTACATTTCACATTGTCCGCCTGAATTGCCAACTGGGGGCGGGTATCCACCTTGGCCTGTTTGGATAAGAGCAAATTCTGGTTGAGTTGCCCCGCATCGGTCAACTGCGCCACCGGTGCCACCCGCACCAGACCATGAAAAACCGCCTGCCCCTGGTGCGCCACCACACATTTATGCACTTGGCGACTGGTTCCCTGGGGATGGTCATGGGTAATCACACTGTGCATATCGCTGTGTTGCCGTCCCCCCACCAAACTCAACCCCCGGAGTTGGGTAAAAGTTCCCGTCCCCGCCTGGCAAATCACCGGCTCACACCGACTCCACCGTGCCCCCGCACTCACCGTCCGCAGGGTGTAATGGCTGTCTTGAGCTTGCTCTACTCCCAGGCGCAGTAGATGGACAGATTGTAATGATTCTCGCTGGACAATGTAATGCTGTAACTGGCTCCCCTGCCCCAGGTGAATCTCCACCACCCCATTTGTCCAGCAGGTGCCTGTGCTGACATATTCCTCCACCAGGGTCAAACTCGCCCCCGGTGCCAGGATCACCACCCACCGGGGACAGGCCAGCACCGGGGCTTCCCCCGCCTGACTCTGGTGAATGAGGTGCAAAGGAGATATGGGATTTCCCATCACCCGTACCACGGTTATCCCCGGCACAGCGGCTTGATTTAAGGCCGTGAACCCATCCGCAGGCAGTCCCCGCCCCAGATGCTCCCGTTCCGCCGGGGATAAATCCTGCCAATCCCCCAAAATTACGCCGGGGGGCAGTTCCCCGTGATCCCGCACTCTCCCATTGACCAGGGTAATGTGGCAAGGCAATTCGGGAACCGGCTCGATTTTGCTGAGGTCAACCCCATCCCCTTGAGCCAACCGAAAAGGAGTCGCCAAAACCGATGGCACCGCCGTCCCCCGCCAGGCTTCCCGGTCGAATACCGGCCAATTTGGCTGGGCTACCTGCGCCACCGCCCGCTCCCGCCAGGCCAGAAATTCCCCACTCCCCAGGGTTGACCGCCCGGTGAGCCATTCAGTCCCCATCGCCGTCCCCACGCAACCAGTCGTACCCCCGCACCTCCAGTTCCCGCGCCAACTCCTGGGTGCCAGTGCGGACAATCCGCCCCCCCTCCATCACATGGACAAATTGGGGCGTAATGTAGTTCAACAACCGCTGGTAATGGGTAATCAAAATCACCCCATTATCCCGATTAATCAACTGATTAATGCCGCCCGCTACAATCCGCAGAGCATCAATATCCAAACCGGAATCCGTCTCATCCAAAATCGCTAATTCCGGTGCCAACAAAGCCATTTGCAGAATTTCATTGCGCTTTTTTTCTCCCCCGGAAAAACCCTCATTCACACTCCGGGACAAGAAGGCCGCATCCATTTGCACAATTCCTAATTTTTCCTGGATCAAATCATCAAAATCTAAAACATCCAATTCGGGTAAATTTTGGGCTTTGCAACGAGTATTATAGGCCAACCGTAAAAAATCCCCATTGGTCACCCCCGGAATTTCCAAAGGATACTGAAATCCCAAAAATATACCCAAATGCGCCCGTTCTTCCGGGGCGAAACCCAATAAATCCTGGCCTCGATACCAGACTTCCCCCCCGGTGACGGTGTAATCGGGATGCCCCGCCAAAACCTTGGCAAGGGTACTTTTCCCAGAACCGTTTGGCCCCATAATTGCATGGACTTCCCCGGTTTTGACCGTTAAATTTACCCCTTTGAGAATGGGGATGCCCTCGATTTCTGCGGTCAATTCCCGAATAGTTAATAGGGCTTGGGTAGTAGTTTCAGGCACAACAGCAACAGTCATTCAACAACCTACATAACATTCAAACTAGGGCGAGCTTTCCCCCTATTCCCAAGCTAACACCTCCCAGCAGGGGTCGCAAGGAATGGTTACCGCCGGGGTTACCCCTGGGGACGCATCACCACCTGACCCATCAACGCCGGGGTGAGGTAGGTTTGTGCCACTTGTTGCAGTACACCCGCCTGCAAACTCCCCACCGTACCAGGGTAGCCCAACCCAGGGCTAATATCCCCCAACACGGTTTGGTAATAGCCGTACAGTGCCGCCCGCTCCGCCGGGGTTTCGTTGGCAAAGATAAACCGGCTGGCTACCCTGCGCCGTAGATGGGCTAATTCCGTCGCCCCAATCGGTTCTGCGGCCAAGCGCGCCATGTGTTCCCCAATTACTTCCAGCACCGCCGGTAAATGCGCCGCTGACCCTTGCACGCCAATCCAAAACAAACCCTGATGCACAAAACTCATATTTTGGACAGTAATGCCCGTCACCCAACCCCGCTCGTGGCGCAGTTCCCACACCAGACGGGCGGTACGGCCTTGTCCCAAAATCATCGCCAGGGCATCCAGGGCGCACACGGTATTAAAGTCCGTCAAACCGGGCACTCGCCAGGAAAGTACCAAGCGCGCCTGTTGCACATCGTCAACTAATTCTTCCCCGTGCAGGAAGGTACAGACCGGGTTGGGAAAGGGACAACCGGGAGCCGGGTCACCCCCCTGGCGTTCGCTCAGACAGGGCACCACCACTTCCAGCAGATGTTCTACGGTCAAATCCCCCACCACCACCGCCGTCAACCGTTCCGGGCCGTACCATTGCTGATGAAAAGCCTGCATCGCCTGGGGCGTGAGTTGGGCGACCCCAGCCGCGGGTCCCAAGACCGGACGGGCGTAGGGCAAACCCGCAAAGGCCAATTCCAAGACCCGTTGCATCAACCGGCGTTGGGGCACATCCTGCGTCCGGCGAATTTCCTCCAACACCACCTGCCGTTCCCGCTGAAATTCCTCATCCGCCAACCCCGGTGCCATCACCAGGTCAATCAACAGGGGTGCCACCTCCGGGAAATCCTGGGGGGCGGTGGTGACAAAAAACTGGGTATATTCCTGGCTGGTGGCCGCATTGGTCATCCCCCCCACCCGTTCCACCCGCTGTTCAAACTGCCCCAGGGGAATCCGGTCGTTGCCCTTGAAGACCATGTGTTCCAAAAAGTGCGCCATGCCATTGTGCTTGTCCGGTTCGTGCTGGGAACCACAGCCCATCCAGAGCGAAAAATTCACCGTTGCCCCCGGCATCCGCTGGGCAATTACCGTGGTGCCATTGGCCAAAACCTGTACCGTGGGTGGCTGGGTCAAACCCAGGGACTCGCCCTCCTGGATGACCAACTCACTGGGTGCAAACATCGCAACCTTTAACGTAATACCTTAAATATCATAACTCGCAGTTTGTCCCTTGGACATTCCAATTGCCGCTAGGATTCCCGTTATGACTGATTCTGTTGCAACCATTGTTCCACCCGTTCGCCCCAAGCCGCCAGGGAAAATTCCTGCTCCGCCACCAGGCGACAGTGCTGGCGGTGGATTTGCCCCACTTGGGTAACCGC encodes the following:
- a CDS encoding M16 family metallopeptidase; amino-acid sequence: MFAPSELVIQEGESLGLTQPPTVQVLANGTTVIAQRMPGATVNFSLWMGCGSQHEPDKHNGMAHFLEHMVFKGNDRIPLGQFEQRVERVGGMTNAATSQEYTQFFVTTAPQDFPEVAPLLIDLVMAPGLADEEFQRERQVVLEEIRRTQDVPQRRLMQRVLELAFAGLPYARPVLGPAAGVAQLTPQAMQAFHQQWYGPERLTAVVVGDLTVEHLLEVVVPCLSERQGGDPAPGCPFPNPVCTFLHGEELVDDVQQARLVLSWRVPGLTDFNTVCALDALAMILGQGRTARLVWELRHERGWVTGITVQNMSFVHQGLFWIGVQGSAAHLPAVLEVIGEHMARLAAEPIGATELAHLRRRVASRFIFANETPAERAALYGYYQTVLGDISPGLGYPGTVGSLQAGVLQQVAQTYLTPALMGQVVMRPQG
- the sufD gene encoding Fe-S cluster assembly protein SufD, which codes for MGTEWLTGRSTLGSGEFLAWRERAVAQVAQPNWPVFDREAWRGTAVPSVLATPFRLAQGDGVDLSKIEPVPELPCHITLVNGRVRDHGELPPGVILGDWQDLSPAEREHLGRGLPADGFTALNQAAVPGITVVRVMGNPISPLHLIHQSQAGEAPVLACPRWVVILAPGASLTLVEEYVSTGTCWTNGVVEIHLGQGSQLQHYIVQRESLQSVHLLRLGVEQAQDSHYTLRTVSAGARWSRCEPVICQAGTGTFTQLRGLSLVGGRQHSDMHSVITHDHPQGTSRQVHKCVVAHQGQAVFHGLVRVAPVAQLTDAGQLNQNLLLSKQAKVDTRPQLAIQADNVKCTHGATVSDLDPATLFYLQSRGIDPSAARSLVVAGFAEELLREIPFPTLRQCCHLWMQKLTQSQPTEATP
- the sufC gene encoding Fe-S cluster assembly ATPase SufC encodes the protein MTVAVVPETTTQALLTIRELTAEIEGIPILKGVNLTVKTGEVHAIMGPNGSGKSTLAKVLAGHPDYTVTGGEVWYRGQDLLGFAPEERAHLGIFLGFQYPLEIPGVTNGDFLRLAYNTRCKAQNLPELDVLDFDDLIQEKLGIVQMDAAFLSRSVNEGFSGGEKKRNEILQMALLAPELAILDETDSGLDIDALRIVAGGINQLINRDNGVILITHYQRLLNYITPQFVHVMEGGRIVRTGTQELARELEVRGYDWLRGDGDGD
- a CDS encoding DUF4330 domain-containing protein; its protein translation is MAWIDRQGRLGGKISVIDLAAVGVVLLVLVGIFLVPGGTGSVAQVGPSRSVEIDMIVRGLSIARPEELVRRGDQASFIVRNQPSGTLKIKNLTIFPPEVEVPQPDGSVKFMADTRSQTRFLRDMVITLAGTAQVADGGAVLGNSKIKVGVPVELEGAQYNLRGSVMDVRVGA
- a CDS encoding LOG family protein, with the protein product MNGDPHGDLTPALLGWLQELATAKHGKWMRRALEGLLRLSQTDLERLDWKIIAGAIQDMEQGFRVFQPYRRVRKIALFGSARLGTDAPDYQLAVEFARRIAEQGFMVMTGAGGGIMQAGNAGAGAAHSFGLNIQLPFEQSSNVFISDSPRLIDFKYFFTRKLFFIRETDAVCAFPGGFGTQDEVFEALTLCQNGRCPPIPIVLLDHPGSTYWHAWATYVREYFWRTHLISPQDMELYTITDSVAVACETIRQFYRVYHSSRYVQDYLVLRLRQGLSEAVVAELNAEFQDIITTGEIEQRSAFPEELGDETGDLPRLAFRFNQREHGRLYQLIRRVNELAGGDNAHPERR
- a CDS encoding SufS family cysteine desulfurase, with the protein product MTVTTLRNLAAITRGDFPLLDQEIHGHPLIYFDNAATSQKPRQVLQSLQGYYEYANANVHRGVHTLSNRATEAYETARNKCAELIHAPQDECLIFTRNASEAINLVAYSWGMTQLQPGDEIILTVMEHHSNLVPWQWVAQRTGAILKFVPLTTQETFDLQHYQSLLSNRTKLVACSYVSNTLGCVNPVAEIIQSAHHWGAKVLLDACQAVPHMVVDVQVLDCDWLMASGHKMCGPTGAGFLYGKPELLRQMPPFLGGGEMIVDVFLDHSTYADIPHKFEAGTPAIAEAIMLGAAVDYLQNISLDAIHEYEQELVADLWQKLKAIPGIRLLGPPPPERAGLVAFTLADIHPHDLATILDQAGIAIRAGHHCTQPLHRYLQVQSTARASLYFYNTVAEIDRFIAVLNEAVEFFHGVLRDEPPSL